From Xyrauchen texanus isolate HMW12.3.18 chromosome 12, RBS_HiC_50CHRs, whole genome shotgun sequence, one genomic window encodes:
- the LOC127653414 gene encoding recoverin-like codes for MGNTKSGALSKAILDDLKMNTKYSEEELCTWYASFLKECPTGRITKEQFEGIYASFFPNADPTAYARHVFRSFDTNADGTLDFKEYIVALHLTSSGKTLQKLEWAFALYDVDGNGTISKNEMQEIVRSIFNMIPSEDQKILPEDENTPEKRADKIWNFFGKTEDDKIGEGEFIQGVMENKDILRLIQFDEPKKIQDKLKEKKH; via the exons ATGGGCAACACCAAGAGTGGCGCTTTGTCCAAAGCGATTCTGGATGATCTCAAGATGAACACCAAATACTCAGAGGAAGAACTGTGTACATGGTACGCCAGCTTTCTCAAAGAGTGCCCCACTGGACGCATCACTAAAGAACAGTTTGAAGGCATCTATGCCAGCTTCTTTCCCAATGCCGACCCTACTGCCTATGCACGACATGTATTCCGCAGCTTTGACACCAATGCTGACGGCACCTTGGATTTTAAGGAGTACATTGTCGCATTGCATCTTACCTCTTCAGGCAAGACCCTGCAAAAGCTTGAGTGGGCGTTCGCTTTGTATGATGTAGACGGCAATGGGACCATCAGTAAAAACGAGATGCAGGAGATTGTCAGG TCAATATTCAACATGATTCCATCCGAGGACCAGAAAATCCTTCCAGAAGATGAAAACACACCAGAAAAGAGAGCAGACAAAATCTGGAACTTCTTTGGAAAGACTGAAGATG ATAAGATTGGCGAAGGAGAATTCATTCAGGGTGTCATGGAAAACAAAGACATCTTGAGGTTAATACAGTTTGACGAGCCAAAGAAGATTCAGGACAAACTAAAGGAAAAGAAGCATTAA